The following nucleotide sequence is from Halobaculum sp. MBLA0147.
GCCGATGCTTCAACCCCTCGTGGGGTCCTGCTGGAACCCGCTCCCCACCCGCCGCAAGCGCCCGCTCAAGGTGGCTTCAACCCCTCGCGGGGTCCTGCTGGAACGGCGGGTCTTCACGGTTTTCCTCCCAGTGGCGACCGCTTCAACTCCTCGTGGGGTCCTGCTGGAACTGGGTCGTCGACGCCCCAGCCGCGCCGAGCGCGAGCTCGCTTCAACCCCTCGTGGGGTCCTGCTGGAACCACAGCCCGGCGGCGCGGGCGTCGCCTTCGGAGAGGCTTCAACCTCTTGTGGGGTCCTGCTGGAACGTCCGCGCGGGTCGCACCGGGGACGTTCTCGATCACGCTTCAACCTCTCGTGGGGTCCTGCTGGAACGCTCCGGGTAGATCGGCGCACGCGCGACCGCGTCGTGGCTTCAACCCCTCGTGGGGTCCTGCTGGAACAAGCACGTCCGACTGCATCTCGTCGGGGATGGTGTTGCTTCAATCCGTCGTGGCGTCCTGCTGGAACTTCGCGAGGTCCAACTGTGAAATGTCGATCACGTTGCTTCAACCCCTCGTGGGGTCCTGCTGGAACCTCTGGCGCCTCTTTCTTCATGGGACCTTCCGCGAGCTTCAACCCCTCGTGGGGTCCTGCTGGAACACAAGGCGAGATGGTCCGGTACTCGCTCTCCACGGTGCTTCAACCCCTCGTGGGGTCCTGCTGGAACGGGGAGTCGGTCGTCTCGACGGGAGCCTCGTCACCGCTTCAACCCCTCGTGGGGTCCTGCTGGAACCGGGCGTGTCGGTACGTCGTCACTGCGGCGGTGGGTGCTTCAACCCCTCGTGGGGTCCTGCTGGAACTCTTAAGCGACATCACGCCGCCGGCCTCCGAGTACAGGCTTCAACCCCTCGTGGGGTCCTGCTGGAACCTCCGTTCGGCGTCGATCCCGAAAACCGCTTGGGCGCTTCAACCCCTCGTGGGGTCCTGCTGGAACGATCATGGTTAGCGTGCTGTCGAGGGGTTGAGGACGCTTCAACCCCTCGTGGGGTCCTGCTGGAACGAAGCACTCCAACAGATCGACGCGGCGTTCCCCAGCTTCAACCCCTCGTGGGGTCCTGCTGGAACCCAACCGGTAGTCACCGGCCATCTCGGGGTCGTGGAGCTTCAACCCCTCGTGGGGTCCTGCTGGAACCGTCGTCCAGTTCGTCAACCACAGCCCCCCCGAGGTTGCTTCAACCCCTCGTGGGGTCCTGCTGGAACGAACGAGATCCACTCCTCCGGATCGAATGAGTCCGTGCTTCAACCCCTCGTGGGGTCCTGCTGGAACCAGGGTACACGCGCTATCGTCTCGCCCCAGACGAACTGCTTCAACCCCTCGTGGGGTCCTGCTGGAACGCTCCGAGCACGAACAGATCCTCTGGGAGATCGACGCGCTTCAACCCCTCGTGGGGTCCTGCTGGAACCACGATCAACGACGACGTGGGGGCCGTCCGGGGCGGGCTTCAACCCCTCGTGGGGTCCTGCTGGAACCCGGTTCTGTCCCGGGCCTGAACTGGTGATAAAACCGCTTCAACCCCTCGTGGGGTCCTGCTGGAACGGGCGGAGTTCTCAACCGGCGCATCCGAGAGCCACTCGCTTCAACCCCTCGTGGGGTCCTGCTGGAACGGGCGGAGTTCTCAACCGGCGCATCCGAGAGCCACTCGCTTCAACCCCTCGTGGGGTCCTGCTGGAACCGTGGATTCTTCGTCGGTTGAAGCGGCTTGTTGCCGAGCTTCAACCCCTCGTGGGGTCCTGCTGGAACTCAGACGGAGGGAATCTGGTTCTCGGTCTTCGGGACGCTTCAACCCCTCGTGGGGTCCTGCTGGAACATTAAGGAAGAGCCGCAGCCGCTCGGGGTTGAAATCGCTTCAACCCCTCGTGGGGTCCTGCTGGAACGTGGAGCCGATACCGAGCCGGCCACGGGACATCCTGCTTCAACCCCTCGTGGGGTCCTGCTGGAACTCAGCCTCGTTGACCTGCTCAGCTACGCCAGGGGGCTTCAACCCCTCGTGGGGTCCTGCTGGAACGGCACCGTCGTGTGGACCGTTATCGCCGCGATGCTGCTTCAACCCCTCGTGGGGTCCTGCTGGAACGGGCGGAGGTCGTTGTCCCACACCTGTTCGGGGGCCCTTCAACCCCTCGTGGGGTCCTGCTGGAACGGGCGGAGGTCGTTGTCCCACACCTGTTCGGGGGCCCTTCAACCCCTCGTGGGGTCCTGCTGGAACGTCGAATCTTCCCGACTTCTGCGTCGGTGTTATTGGCCCTTCAACCCCTCGTGGGGTCCTGCTGGAACGTGGAGCCGATACCGAGCCGGCCACGGGACATCCTGCTTCAACCCCTCGTGGGGTCCTGCTGGAACACGTGGAGGTCGTCACGGTCGTACTCGACGCGAGCGCTTCAACCCCTCAAGGGGTTCTGCTGTAACGACGGGCTTGATAGACATCAACACACGTTCACGAAGGATTCAATCTCCAGTTAGGTGTTGTCGAGATCGGTGCCCATTAGATGTCGGCCTGTGTTCATTTAGAGCTTCAATCCCTTGTGAGGCCCACTGTAACGTTAGTACACTTCCTCACATAATATCCAACCATTCCGGCTCACGCTAGTCATTACAGAAGACGCATACCCCCATGAGCCCAAGCGGTAATGCTAGGATCACCACAACCGCTTCGGGTCATCCATCAAACTGACTCCGCCGAATACAGTTACATTCAATTCTAACCGCCACAGGCACTCAGATTTCAGTGGAGCCGCCTGCGGCCTCATCGGGACCGACAATTCCATCGACTGTGTCATACTCAACCTGCGATGTGGGGCCGATTAATAGTTCGAACTCTGAGCCAATCTCTATCTGAGCGTCCGTCGTGACGGCGTCTACGGTCTCGACAGGCAGCGACACACGGATATCCGAAAGGGCAGAGACGGTTTCCTGTGCAGTCACAGTATCGTCATCTTCCAGTGCTGCGACCAGCCCGTCGACGGCAGTCCGTTCGTCAGCAGACAACGGGAGTAACATATCAACTGTCTCGTAGCCGCCAATAAGTGATCGCTCAGCTAGTGCCGCTGCGTCGCCTCGATCGATCTCCTCTCTGATAGCCGTCGTCGCAACCGACTTCTCGCTACTGAGTGTGTCGAAGTACGCACGGACTGTCTCGTAACACATCTCGCGCTCAGACACTGGCCCATCTGAGACTGGCACGAGTGTATCAGCGATGAGTCGGAGGTGGCCAGGGATGTCTCGTTCGTATACAAAAGAGGCCGGACAGGGAGCGACTGGTTCGGTTGGGTTTGGCTCATCGATTCCGGCAAGTGTCCAGACAGTGACCGTCCCTCCACGCCGTCCCCACTCGAAGTTGCGATTGCACCGCCCCCCAGCCTGGACAATACTGTCGATCGGTGCAATATCGCGGAACACGTGCTGGAAGCTCACGTCGACACCGGCCTCAACGGCCTGTGTCGAGACGAACACGAACGGAACAACACTGGTGCTCAACGCATCGACGACACCCAACAACACCTCGCGATCGACGGGGCGAAACCGCGAACTGAACGAGGCTGTGAAGACCGTATCTGTAGGGCCTGCTGTCTCCCAGTCGTCGCCTGTCTTCGTGAGGCCACACGCATTCAGGAGAGTGTCGACCGTCGCGTCGATGTCGTCACGCGGCGCCACTTCTTCCTCCTCAAGAAGCCGCTGATACGTGGCGCCGATATGCTGGACTGGTCCAGCCGCTTCGATCGCATCGGTTAGCGTCCGACAACTAGCGATCGTGTTGCACACGGCCATCGCAGAACCGCTTAATCCGGCAGCTTCGAGTATCTCGGCGGCGGCGGTGTCGTAACCGACAAACTCTGTCGTGTGACCGAGTGCGTGACACGTTGCCGATGGCCAGATCTCGTAGGTCACTCGATCAGCCTCGTCGTAGTAGGATTCAACCGCCCGGTCAGGTACATCACCAGACAGGCATGCATTACAGACTTCACCATCGTATGATATCCCTGCATCAAGCAGCGACACAGTCTCAACGCCGTCAAGCAGCGCCGGTTGCGTGGCGGTCATCGAGATTACTCGAGCACCGAATTCGTCGGTGAGGATCTCAAGCAACCGTTGTACGCCGTCCCACCAGCTCTTTGGTAGCGCTTGTGGCTCATCAAGAATAACAACTGCATTGTCTAACGCGGAGAGCTTCATTCCAGCTTGGTTTGACG
It contains:
- a CDS encoding CRISPR-associated endonuclease Cas3'' — its product is MTTPDDLISHPDHPDGNPHLSVPAHSAAVRRRIQPLIDDSAELSTVANVSSYLHDFGKVTPQFQAYIHPDREFTGPDAERYHARLGAIVTLYALDALDIDLSWLGAGVVAVGRHHQRLPDAASYLFDTLRSGLGEDPLKSQIDEIDDAWPAAADTLIAEATKSVGSWKGFQTAFNSGRLSNLLFQLAGREELTGSYVSSDSIPSTLYERTLHLWGSLTLADKSHAKPVAPEKIHNFDTLETEPLAKHINSLAGSGDSELEAALNEARRGGLLQVLGGIHEWNNQPDASQIGEITLPTGLGKTFTGLMAALTLRDQTTLLGRQPSVIYCLPYTAIIEQTREHFEDPAIWGVSPQADAFTADHYLTDTVVQHEDEAIAERTFLGESWRSGVVLTTFVQLFESLTGPSNQAGMKLSALDNAVVILDEPQALPKSWWDGVQRLLEILTDEFGARVISMTATQPALLDGVETVSLLDAGISYDGEVCNACLSGDVPDRAVESYYDEADRVTYEIWPSATCHALGHTTEFVGYDTAAAEILEAAGLSGSAMAVCNTIASCRTLTDAIEAAGPVQHIGATYQRLLEEEEVAPRDDIDATVDTLLNACGLTKTGDDWETAGPTDTVFTASFSSRFRPVDREVLLGVVDALSTSVVPFVFVSTQAVEAGVDVSFQHVFRDIAPIDSIVQAGGRCNRNFEWGRRGGTVTVWTLAGIDEPNPTEPVAPCPASFVYERDIPGHLRLIADTLVPVSDGPVSEREMCYETVRAYFDTLSSEKSVATTAIREEIDRGDAAALAERSLIGGYETVDMLLPLSADERTAVDGLVAALEDDDTVTAQETVSALSDIRVSLPVETVDAVTTDAQIEIGSEFELLIGPTSQVEYDTVDGIVGPDEAAGGSTEI